In the Desulfosporosinus acidiphilus SJ4 genome, CTTCTAAAGGAACTGTGGATTTGCTTATGCGGCGCAAAGGTTCCGCGCCATCTGTTCCCATTGATGACTATGATGCCATAGGTTTGGTTCAGGGACGGTTGATCGATATGGTTTTTGCAGCCGATATTGCCGAAAAAGCAGCCGGAGTTATTGTGGAAGATATCAAGGGGCACTGCCCGCAAAATCTAATCATGATTGCTATCTTTGGTGATACTGCGGCAGTGGAAGCAGCTATTCAGGATATACAAGCAAAATTAAAGGTTCATTAAAGTTTTTGAAAGATTAACAAAAAAGGCGTATCTCAAAATGCATTACTAAATCCCAATCCAAATCTTAAATCCTATTTACTTAATGTCATGAAAGAAAAAACAGGTGAAATGTAATGATAGCAGCAAAAGTAATTGATAATATTTGGGCGACCCGCAAAGCCGATTCGCTCCGGGGCCTAAAGTTCATGCTGGTGGAAGTTTTAGGGGGAATTGATGCTGGACGTCTCATGATCGCTGCCGATACGATCGGAGCCGGTATCGGTGAACGTGTCCTTGTTTGCACCGGGAGTTCCGCCCGTAAAATGCTTGACCATGACAATACCCCTATAGATGCCGTTATTACGGGAATTATTGACGAAGACTGTACATTTTAAGAAATTCGGAGGTGGAGAACGTTGGATCTGCTGAACATGATTAGGGATGCTGGGGTAATCGGGGCAGGGGGCGCTGGATTTCCCACTCATGCCAAACTAACTTCGAAAGCAGAGTATATATTGCTGAACGGTGCTGAATGTGAGCCGCTGCTGCGCGTAGACCAACAATTGATGGAGCAGTTCGCTGATGAAATTATCAAAGGACTGGAGGCCGCCGGGCGCTATATTGAGGCCGGAAAAGCTATTATTGGGATTAAGGGCAAACATAAAGATGTCATTGCCCGTCTGCGTGAGAGAATTACAGCTTTGGGTCTTGAAACCTTTATGGAGGTTATGGAACTTAGAGATATGTATCCTGCCGGGGATGAACAGGTTTTGGTCCATGAGTTAACTCAACGAATTGTTCCTGAAGCATCGATCCCTCTTAAAGTGGGCTGCGTCGTTATCAATGCTGAAACAGCCCTTAATATTTTTAATGCGCTATCGGGAAAGCCAGTGACGGAAACTTACATTACCATAGCCGGTGATGTTCCCCAGCGCTTCACTGTCAGAGTACCGGTAGGTTTGCCCATCCGGGATTTACTCAGCAAATGCGGGGTGGAAAATCTCGCTGATTATGCAGTCATTGACGGGGGCCCCATGATGGGTTCAATCCTGAATAGTCTTGACGGACACGTTACCAAAAAAAGCAAAGGCTATGTCTTGCTAAAAAAGGATCATTTTCTCATCCGCAAAAAATCCGTTAATCTCGACCAGGCCCGGATCATCGGCAAAACAGCCTGCGAACAATGCCGGATGTGTACCGACCTGTGCCCGCGCTATCTCTTAGGTCATAATATGCAGCCTCATAAGGTGATGAGAGCCTTGAGCTATAATCTTGAAGACGTTAAGGAACAACAAATCGCCCAACTATGTTGTGAATGTAATGCCTGCGAATTATTTTCCTGTCCGGCAAATCTTCATCCGAAATCGGTTAATATTTTTTACAAACGTAAGTTGGCTGAAGAGGGAGTTAAATACCAGCCGACACCGATGGAGTATCAGACAAGGTCAGCCCGAGAATATCGCCTGATTCCGAGTAAACGGCTGATCGCCAAAATCGGCTTGACTGCATTTGACAAACCGGCACCGCTGACCCCTACGGATTTTCAGCCTGAGTATATAGAGATTTCCCTGCGTCAGCATATCGGCGCACCGGCGGTTCCCATCGTTGCCGTTGGTGAACAAGTTCAGGCCGGGCAAATGATTGGGAAGATTCCCGACAATAGTCTGGGGGCTCCGGTACACGCCAGTTTGTCAGGTACTGTTCAAGAGATCAGAAACAACTCTATTGTGATAAGGGTGGGTTCGTATGTATAGAGCAATAGGTATGATTGAGGTTACGAGTATTGCGAGAGGAATTTATGCCTCTGACCAGATGCTGAAAACTGCTTACGTTGATGTAGTCAGTGCAACATCAGTCTGTCCCGGTAAATTTGTGACAATTATTCATGGAGACGTTGCCGCGGTTGAAAGTTCTGTCAGTGCAGGAGTGGCCATTGCCGGCGAATATTTGGTAGACAGCTTCATTCTCCCCAATGTTCATCCCGGTGTTTTTCCCGCTATTACTGCGACATCTATGCCGGAGGGAACCGGTGCCCTGGGAATTATGGAATCCTTTTCTATGGCCTCTATGGTTACCGCTGCCGATGCGGCCTTAAAAGCTGCCGACATTCAGGCTTTAGAACTTCGCTTGGGCAGGGGACTGGGCGGGAAAGCCTATTTCACCTTTACTGGAGATGTTGCCGCTGTAGAAGCCGGCATCGAAGCTGGGAAGGCTATTGCCCTGGAAAAAGGTTTACTCGTTGACACGGAAGTTATCCCTTCGCCTTCTAAACGATTATGGAGTTCCTTATTCTAACCTTGTAATTTTTTCTTCCTATTTATATACAGTTATAGATTATATAGAGTTTTAGACAGCCGAGTTTAGAGGGAGCGAAAGGAGGTGTGATCTTGAAGAAACTTGTGAGCGCAAATGAGATTAAAACAGCAGCAGAAAAGGGACAAAAACTATTCTATGTCGATGGTAATACAATCATTACACCATCTGCTAAGGATCTTGCCAAAGAATTAGGCGTAGAATTCAGCACCTGCTCAACTGCTGCGGAAGATCATAGTTGTAATACCGCCGGCACACAGAAAAATGTAAACTTGGGAACTGAGCTGAACCGAGATGTCATTTACCAAGTTGTAAAAGCAGTACTAACCAATAAGTTTTTGCAAAATATTTCCGGGCAGGTTCCTGAATCACCGTTTTTGTCTGAGAGTGAACCGAAAAGCGGATTAAAAATTGTGCGGGGCAGGTCTGTAAACTTCGAGACATTTGACACAGGTAATCCAAATACCAATGTTGCTTACCGTGAAGTTGTCAGTAAAAATGACTCCCAAATGAGTGCCGGTTTTCTAACCATCGAAAAGTCCAGCTTTGACTGGGAGTTATGCTATGAAGAGATTGATATAATCCTCGAAGGAAGCCTTTCTATCACAATCAATGAAAAAACCTACGAAGCATGCCAGGGAGATGTTCTCTTTGTTCCGAAAGGTTCGAAAGTAACCTGGAGTTCCTCCAGTTATGTAAAACTGTTCTATGTAACCTATCCTGCGAATTGGCCTGACCTTATGGCACAATAGGAGGGAAAACGATGCAAGCGCTTGGCCTAATTGAGACACGAGGACTCCTTGCAGCGATTGAATGCGCAGACGTTATGCTCAAGACGGCGCAAGTGGAACTTGTAGGGAGAACTTTTGTTGGCGGCGGTCTGGTAACCATTGCTGTAACCGGTGAGGTGGGAGCTGTTAAAGCTTCTGTGGAGGCAGGCGCAATGGCGGTTAAAACGATTAGGGACTTGTCATTAGTTTCCCAACATGTAATTCCCAGACCGGATGATGACATAGAACGCTTGATCGTTTCAGGCGTAAATCCCGTGAATAAACCATGGCTCTCGTCTTCTGACGATGAAGACCGCTCAGCGAATTCTGACCTAAAAATCAATAATGAAGAATCTCTACCTAAAAAGGAAACATTACCACAAGTCATTGAAACGAAGCCCAAGACAGAAAACGGAAATACTTCGCAAATAAAACTAACCAACGCCAGCAAAGAGGAAGTTGCAGCTCTTGTTCGTAACTTCGGGCCGGAAAAGAGCTTGGAGGTACTAAAAGCTCTTCCCATGGCAAAACTTCGAAAATTAGCCAGAGAATGCAAAGAGCTTGACCTGGCAGACCATGTTATATCCCGAGCAAATAAGGACTTGCTTATTCAGAAGTTCAAGGGATTTTTTGAACTGCGGAAGGAGGAATAGTTTACATTGGAAAACTTTGATTATGATTTGCAATCTGTACAGGAGACTAGGAATCTAGCTCGTCAGGCTAAATTGGCCCAAGCTGAACTTGCAAAATTTAGTTGTGAGCAGATTGATAAAATCATTCGCAACATGGTAAAAGCTGCTGAAGAAAATGCAGTCTCTCTAGCCAAAATGGCGGTGGAAGAAACCGGTTTTGGTAAAGTTGAAGATAAAGCCTTCAAAAATCGTTTTGCTTCCTCGGAACTTTACGAATTCATTCAAGCTATGCCTACCATTGGAGTCATTAGAGAAGATAAGGTTAATAAAGTGATGGAAATCGCCGAGCCGGTGGGATTACTCATGGGGATTGTTCCTTCAACAAACCCTACCTCCACGGCTATCTACAAATCCATCATTGCGCTTAAATCACGCAATGGGATTGTCTTCTCACCACATCCTTCGGCCTTGAAATGTACCTATCAGGCGGCAAAATTAATGCATGATGCTGCAGTAGCAGCCGGCGCTCCCGCCAATATTATCGGCTGCATCTCCAAGCCTTCCATGGATGCTACCAATGAACTGATGAAGTGCAATGAAGTGGCTATGATCATAGCTACCGGCGGGTCAGCTATGGTGAAGGCTGCCTACAGTGCCGGAAAACCGGCTTTGGGTGTCGGCCCTGGCAACGTTCCGGCATTTATTGAAAGAACGGCCAATGTGCCGAAAGCCGTAAGTAATATTATTGCCAGCAAAACCTTTGACAATGGTACTATCTGTGCATCTGAGCAATCGGTAATTGTTGAAGAATGTATCCGTGATCAGGTGATGGAAGAGTTTAAGCGTCAAGGCGGCTATTTTATGACTCCTGCGGAAACGGCTCAAGTCAGTAAAAAATTATTTATTAAGGGCCATGCCATGAACGCCAAGATGGTTGGCAGGTCTGCGCAAGTCATTGCCGAGACTGCCGGAATATCTATTCCAGCGGGAACAAAAGTCCTGCTGGGGGAACAACAGGGCGTAGGCGAAGAATATCCGCTGTCTTATGAAAAGTTAACTACGGTCTTAGCTTTCTATACCGTTAAGGACTGGCAAGAAGCCTGTGATTTGAGTATTCGCTTACTAAATAACGGCGGTGTGGGCCACAGCATCTCCATTCACACCGAAAATCATGACCTTGTCATGAAGTTCTCTGAAAAACCTGTCTTTCGAATTTTAGTCAATACGTCTTCAAGTCAAGGCGGCGTGGGAGCAAGTACCGGACTTTCCCCGGCCTTTACCTTAGGCTGCGGCACTTGGGGCGGCAGTGCAACCTCCGATAATGTAACCCCCATGCACTTGATTAATATCAAACGGGTTGCTTATGGAATTAAAGACTTCACGTC is a window encoding:
- a CDS encoding cupin domain-containing protein → MKKLVSANEIKTAAEKGQKLFYVDGNTIITPSAKDLAKELGVEFSTCSTAAEDHSCNTAGTQKNVNLGTELNRDVIYQVVKAVLTNKFLQNISGQVPESPFLSESEPKSGLKIVRGRSVNFETFDTGNPNTNVAYREVVSKNDSQMSAGFLTIEKSSFDWELCYEEIDIILEGSLSITINEKTYEACQGDVLFVPKGSKVTWSSSSYVKLFYVTYPANWPDLMAQ
- a CDS encoding EutN/CcmL family microcompartment protein, yielding MIAAKVIDNIWATRKADSLRGLKFMLVEVLGGIDAGRLMIAADTIGAGIGERVLVCTGSSARKMLDHDNTPIDAVITGIIDEDCTF
- a CDS encoding BMC domain-containing protein — encoded protein: MEYRIIKSPSKGTVDLLMRRKGSAPSVPIDDYDAIGLVQGRLIDMVFAADIAEKAAGVIVEDIKGHCPQNLIMIAIFGDTAAVEAAIQDIQAKLKVH
- a CDS encoding acetaldehyde dehydrogenase (acetylating), which encodes MENFDYDLQSVQETRNLARQAKLAQAELAKFSCEQIDKIIRNMVKAAEENAVSLAKMAVEETGFGKVEDKAFKNRFASSELYEFIQAMPTIGVIREDKVNKVMEIAEPVGLLMGIVPSTNPTSTAIYKSIIALKSRNGIVFSPHPSALKCTYQAAKLMHDAAVAAGAPANIIGCISKPSMDATNELMKCNEVAMIIATGGSAMVKAAYSAGKPALGVGPGNVPAFIERTANVPKAVSNIIASKTFDNGTICASEQSVIVEECIRDQVMEEFKRQGGYFMTPAETAQVSKKLFIKGHAMNAKMVGRSAQVIAETAGISIPAGTKVLLGEQQGVGEEYPLSYEKLTTVLAFYTVKDWQEACDLSIRLLNNGGVGHSISIHTENHDLVMKFSEKPVFRILVNTSSSQGGVGASTGLSPAFTLGCGTWGGSATSDNVTPMHLINIKRVAYGIKDFTSNTSSTYSACSAQSSNPSNGISEDQIQNLVEEVLTLLKKRGDY
- a CDS encoding BMC domain-containing protein, whose amino-acid sequence is MYRAIGMIEVTSIARGIYASDQMLKTAYVDVVSATSVCPGKFVTIIHGDVAAVESSVSAGVAIAGEYLVDSFILPNVHPGVFPAITATSMPEGTGALGIMESFSMASMVTAADAALKAADIQALELRLGRGLGGKAYFTFTGDVAAVEAGIEAGKAIALEKGLLVDTEVIPSPSKRLWSSLF
- a CDS encoding 4Fe-4S dicluster domain-containing protein, with translation MDLLNMIRDAGVIGAGGAGFPTHAKLTSKAEYILLNGAECEPLLRVDQQLMEQFADEIIKGLEAAGRYIEAGKAIIGIKGKHKDVIARLRERITALGLETFMEVMELRDMYPAGDEQVLVHELTQRIVPEASIPLKVGCVVINAETALNIFNALSGKPVTETYITIAGDVPQRFTVRVPVGLPIRDLLSKCGVENLADYAVIDGGPMMGSILNSLDGHVTKKSKGYVLLKKDHFLIRKKSVNLDQARIIGKTACEQCRMCTDLCPRYLLGHNMQPHKVMRALSYNLEDVKEQQIAQLCCECNACELFSCPANLHPKSVNIFYKRKLAEEGVKYQPTPMEYQTRSAREYRLIPSKRLIAKIGLTAFDKPAPLTPTDFQPEYIEISLRQHIGAPAVPIVAVGEQVQAGQMIGKIPDNSLGAPVHASLSGTVQEIRNNSIVIRVGSYV
- a CDS encoding BMC domain-containing protein, with amino-acid sequence MQALGLIETRGLLAAIECADVMLKTAQVELVGRTFVGGGLVTIAVTGEVGAVKASVEAGAMAVKTIRDLSLVSQHVIPRPDDDIERLIVSGVNPVNKPWLSSSDDEDRSANSDLKINNEESLPKKETLPQVIETKPKTENGNTSQIKLTNASKEEVAALVRNFGPEKSLEVLKALPMAKLRKLARECKELDLADHVISRANKDLLIQKFKGFFELRKEE